In a single window of the Methylophaga frappieri genome:
- a CDS encoding FepA family TonB-dependent siderophore receptor yields the protein MFHTLKKKPLSLSITGAIFALGAAYPAFAEDETDVELDTIVVKTAKEELQQSPGLSVITSEVLEKQPVANDISEIVRKMPGVNLSGSSASGQRGNQRQIDIRGMGPDNTLILIDGRPVTARNSVRPGRAGESDSRGDSQWVPPSAIERIEVLRGPAAARYGSGSMGGVVNIITKAPTRKEFSVTGHYELPESDLEGSSWRTNVNLSGPITDKLSARTTLGYHESEGDDPFINEDYANNGSLAAGREGVENIDLRQLFEYAIDSMNRIGAEFNYSQQENRWAGDSQFQSIRQSLVDELEGETTNELRRYGMALTHKGDYENSRSNSYIEYNRTNNRRLSEGVNGGGEGQINDTTAWNTSVYETLNAKSEWDMFFDRHTLTSGIEFRGERLDNGIIDVQSSSPIGVGVDPVGSRDPESDAYLVGVYVEDNYELNPDWYITPGVRLDYHSEGGNNWSPSLNSTYYFNENWSVKGGVSRAFKAPNLYQLDPNYIYNTRGNGCPEGIPGPCNMLGNPNLDNETSWNKEITINYANNSGFNSGLTYYHNDFDNRVAAGTDLLTVDPEGRKIFRWENQGEAIVEGVEGFVQVPVTENISWYTNLTYNIRSESKETGEPLSLIPEYTINSNLGWDITPNLHFNYNISYYGKIEAPERSVTTGDPLDLDQLIDRDPYAISNVNLRYEVTNKLALGFGVKNLFDKKIMREGTSNNAGANTYNELGRTYMVDAQYNF from the coding sequence ATGTTCCACACGTTGAAGAAAAAACCATTGTCCCTTTCAATTACCGGGGCGATATTTGCTTTAGGAGCCGCGTACCCAGCTTTTGCCGAAGACGAGACTGATGTTGAGTTAGATACCATTGTCGTCAAAACTGCAAAAGAAGAGTTACAGCAGTCACCGGGCCTGAGTGTTATCACCAGTGAAGTATTGGAAAAGCAGCCTGTCGCCAACGATATTTCTGAAATCGTGCGAAAAATGCCCGGTGTTAATTTGTCTGGCTCATCGGCTTCGGGGCAACGTGGTAACCAGCGCCAAATCGATATTCGTGGCATGGGGCCGGATAATACCTTGATTCTGATTGATGGTCGTCCCGTTACTGCGCGTAATTCGGTGCGTCCAGGCCGTGCTGGGGAAAGTGATTCACGTGGTGACTCACAGTGGGTACCACCAAGCGCTATCGAGCGTATTGAAGTCTTACGCGGTCCGGCAGCGGCACGTTATGGTTCAGGTAGTATGGGTGGTGTAGTTAATATCATTACCAAAGCCCCAACACGCAAAGAATTTTCAGTCACCGGCCACTATGAATTACCGGAAAGCGATCTGGAAGGTTCTAGCTGGCGTACCAATGTGAATCTGTCGGGTCCAATTACGGATAAACTGTCTGCGCGGACCACACTGGGTTATCACGAAAGCGAAGGCGATGACCCATTTATTAATGAAGATTACGCTAATAATGGCTCGCTTGCCGCCGGTCGTGAAGGGGTAGAAAACATTGACCTGCGTCAGTTGTTTGAATACGCCATTGACTCAATGAATCGCATCGGCGCTGAATTCAACTACAGTCAACAAGAAAATCGCTGGGCGGGCGACTCCCAATTCCAAAGTATCAGACAGAGCTTGGTGGATGAGTTGGAAGGGGAAACAACCAATGAACTGCGCCGCTATGGCATGGCCTTGACCCATAAAGGCGACTATGAGAACAGCCGCAGTAACAGTTATATCGAATATAACCGAACCAATAATCGCCGCCTGTCAGAGGGCGTTAATGGTGGTGGTGAAGGCCAAATCAATGATACGACGGCATGGAATACCAGTGTTTATGAGACATTAAACGCCAAGTCGGAATGGGACATGTTCTTTGATCGTCACACTTTGACAAGCGGTATTGAATTTCGTGGTGAACGACTGGATAACGGTATCATTGATGTCCAGTCCAGTTCTCCTATTGGCGTCGGAGTTGATCCTGTAGGTTCTCGAGATCCTGAATCGGATGCCTATTTAGTCGGCGTTTATGTTGAAGATAACTACGAACTGAATCCCGACTGGTATATTACGCCGGGGGTACGCCTTGACTACCACAGCGAAGGTGGCAACAACTGGTCACCCAGCTTGAACAGCACTTATTACTTCAACGAAAACTGGTCAGTCAAAGGCGGTGTCAGCCGTGCATTTAAAGCACCGAACTTGTATCAGCTGGACCCGAACTATATTTACAACACAAGAGGCAATGGTTGTCCCGAAGGTATTCCCGGCCCATGTAATATGTTGGGTAACCCCAATCTGGACAATGAAACCTCATGGAATAAAGAAATCACCATTAACTACGCCAATAATAGCGGTTTCAATTCTGGTCTCACCTACTACCACAACGACTTTGATAATCGTGTAGCTGCCGGTACAGATTTACTGACCGTTGATCCAGAAGGCAGAAAGATTTTCCGCTGGGAAAACCAAGGTGAAGCGATTGTCGAAGGGGTCGAAGGTTTTGTTCAGGTACCCGTTACTGAAAATATCAGTTGGTACACCAACCTGACCTACAATATCCGCTCTGAAAGCAAAGAAACGGGTGAACCGCTCTCACTGATTCCCGAATATACCATCAACAGCAACCTTGGTTGGGATATTACACCGAACCTGCATTTTAACTACAACATCAGCTATTACGGCAAAATTGAAGCACCGGAAAGATCAGTGACGACCGGTGATCCACTGGATTTAGATCAGTTGATTGATCGGGATCCGTATGCCATTTCCAATGTTAACCTTCGCTATGAGGTGACTAACAAGCTTGCTCTTGGCTTTGGTGTGAAAAACCTGTTTGATAAAAAGATAATGCGTGAAGGCACCAGTAACAATGCCGGTGCCAATACCTATAACGAACTAGGCCGTACTTACATGGTTGATGCACAATACAACTTTTAA
- a CDS encoding TonB-dependent receptor family protein, translating into MPLSFPRIPKKALTVACLSAMALSAHAEQGALRLQQLEVVGNAVAPGEVGIEADKQEIRQTPGGVNLIDIDQLTEGQVSSLEDAFRYVPGVWATSPTGTDSIFLSSRGSNLDAIGYDTNGVKLLQDGLPVTAADGNNHNRFIDPLSAKYAVFARGANAMKYGASTLGGAVNFISSTAYDTSPLTLSISGGSHGERLSRLTASRVFNDQVDGLVTIENKQWDGYREHSKHTRTGIYANGGLRLSDNVSTRFYFTKLDSDEELAGSLSRAQVREDRDQAGANNGRDAGHFQLDVDTWRLANKTTWEIDNNRRFEFGVSYEEQELFHPIVAGQFFSLLIDNRQRNLGTMARYHHKVGNHDWLIGMNYGVTWVDGGNYFQSSGVKGAKQQVNDNDANTLELVVLDRWQFADDWTLVAGAQAVKANREVRGTNAGTGAVAQTEDDYDSINPRLGLIYQLNQNTSLYTNLSRLYEPPTTYQLDDGTTTSNDALKAMKGEVFEIGSRGHHALSDNSEWGWDISAYYAKLDNEILSVEDPNALGTFLTSNADDTIHAGIEVLLSADIALTENRDHRLTPLLSLTWNRFRFDDDDSFADNTLPAAPKFSLKGEMLYRYKNGFYFGPTVDYVGERYADFANSYKVDSYTLFGLKSGWSNDNFNVFAEVRNLFEKDYIASHSVRAVAASSDAILNPGAPLSAYVGIEYRL; encoded by the coding sequence ATGCCCCTTTCTTTTCCCCGTATACCCAAGAAGGCGCTCACAGTAGCCTGTCTCAGTGCCATGGCTCTTAGTGCCCATGCTGAGCAAGGTGCACTGCGATTGCAGCAATTGGAAGTGGTAGGTAATGCCGTCGCACCCGGTGAAGTCGGTATTGAAGCCGATAAACAGGAAATCCGCCAGACACCGGGCGGTGTCAACCTGATTGATATCGACCAGTTGACCGAAGGCCAGGTATCCAGTCTGGAAGATGCCTTTCGCTATGTCCCGGGCGTTTGGGCGACCAGTCCAACCGGCACCGATAGTATTTTCCTGTCCAGCCGTGGTTCTAACCTCGATGCCATTGGCTACGACACTAATGGCGTGAAACTGCTGCAGGATGGCCTGCCGGTAACGGCCGCTGACGGTAATAACCACAACCGTTTTATTGATCCGCTCAGCGCCAAATACGCGGTATTTGCCCGTGGCGCCAACGCCATGAAGTATGGCGCGAGTACCTTAGGTGGTGCGGTCAACTTTATTAGCAGTACGGCGTATGATACTTCGCCGCTGACGTTATCCATTTCCGGTGGCAGCCATGGTGAACGCTTGAGTCGTCTGACGGCCAGCAGGGTGTTCAATGATCAGGTGGATGGTCTGGTCACCATTGAAAACAAACAGTGGGATGGCTATCGGGAACACTCCAAGCATACCCGGACAGGGATTTATGCCAACGGTGGCCTGCGCCTCAGTGATAATGTATCGACCCGTTTTTACTTCACCAAACTCGATAGTGATGAAGAACTGGCGGGTAGCCTGAGTCGTGCCCAGGTTCGTGAAGATCGCGATCAGGCGGGTGCTAATAATGGCAGAGATGCCGGTCATTTCCAGTTAGATGTCGATACCTGGCGGCTGGCCAATAAAACCACCTGGGAAATTGATAATAACCGCCGCTTCGAGTTTGGCGTGTCTTATGAAGAACAGGAATTATTTCATCCGATTGTCGCCGGTCAATTTTTCAGTCTGCTGATTGATAACCGTCAGCGTAATCTCGGTACTATGGCCCGTTACCATCACAAAGTGGGCAATCATGACTGGTTGATTGGTATGAACTATGGCGTCACCTGGGTTGATGGCGGGAATTATTTCCAGTCAAGCGGTGTGAAAGGGGCTAAACAGCAGGTGAATGATAACGATGCAAACACCCTGGAACTGGTGGTGCTGGATCGCTGGCAGTTTGCCGATGACTGGACCCTGGTGGCCGGTGCGCAGGCCGTCAAAGCCAACCGTGAAGTGCGTGGAACAAACGCTGGCACAGGCGCTGTCGCACAAACTGAAGATGACTATGACAGCATCAACCCGCGTCTAGGCCTGATCTACCAGTTGAATCAGAACACCAGCCTGTACACCAACCTGAGCCGTCTTTACGAACCGCCGACAACTTATCAACTGGATGATGGTACAACTACCAGTAATGATGCGCTGAAGGCGATGAAAGGCGAGGTGTTCGAAATTGGCAGCCGCGGACACCATGCCCTTAGCGATAACAGTGAGTGGGGCTGGGATATTTCGGCCTATTACGCCAAGCTGGACAATGAAATTCTGTCGGTTGAAGATCCCAATGCACTGGGCACCTTCCTGACCAGTAATGCCGACGACACCATTCATGCTGGTATTGAAGTTTTGTTGAGTGCTGATATTGCACTAACCGAAAATCGCGATCATCGTCTGACACCGCTGCTCAGTCTGACCTGGAACCGTTTTCGCTTTGATGACGATGACAGTTTTGCTGATAACACGTTGCCGGCGGCGCCCAAGTTCTCGCTCAAAGGTGAAATGCTTTACCGTTATAAAAACGGCTTTTATTTTGGTCCCACCGTCGATTATGTCGGCGAGCGTTATGCTGATTTTGCCAACAGCTACAAAGTGGATTCCTACACCTTGTTTGGTCTGAAAAGTGGCTGGTCAAACGATAATTTCAATGTGTTTGCCGAAGTGCGGAATTTGTTTGAAAAAGACTATATTGCCAGCCACAGTGTCAGAGCGGTTGCTGCTAGCAGTGATGCTATCTTGAATCCAGGTGCTCCATTATCCGCGTATGTTGGTATTGAGTATCGGTTGTAA
- a CDS encoding FCSD flavin-binding domain-containing protein, protein MSHSRRQFLKSAALSGLAATLPISLGSCRSAKKAKVVVIGGGYAGATAARYLALWAPEIEIILIEKQTRFISCPQSNLVLSGSRQLTDLTHSYETLASLPSIQLIQDEVTAIDADKKKVYLTQGDVQSYDRLIIAPGVSLDYHNLPMLQSATAQQKVPHAWKAGSQTQLLAQQLQAMRPGGTVIMTVPQAPYRCPPGPYERACQIALYLKRHNPKGKLLILDANPDIISKKSLFVEAWQTLYPNLIDYLPTHALDSVDVDNLAVETLFGDYRADVLNVIPPQQAGAVAEMAGVVNIDQRWCDVNFLTYESTAIASIHVIGDAVAAKTPKSGHVANQQAKVCAAAVISLLREEQPEPQPVFSNTCYSFVDDKQAMHVANVYRYDAKTREMRTMNGGGVSKTHSETEGRYAQGWAENIWSDMLGELP, encoded by the coding sequence GTGAGTCACTCACGCCGCCAGTTTCTTAAATCGGCTGCCTTGAGCGGTCTGGCGGCGACACTGCCAATAAGTCTGGGCAGTTGTCGGTCAGCAAAAAAAGCCAAAGTAGTTGTGATTGGCGGTGGTTATGCCGGGGCAACCGCTGCGCGTTATCTGGCGTTATGGGCACCTGAAATCGAGATTATCCTTATCGAAAAGCAGACCCGCTTTATTTCCTGTCCACAAAGTAATCTGGTGCTGAGTGGTAGCCGTCAACTCACAGATTTGACGCACTCATACGAAACGCTGGCATCATTGCCATCAATACAATTGATTCAAGATGAAGTCACTGCGATTGATGCAGACAAGAAAAAGGTCTATTTAACGCAAGGCGATGTGCAATCCTATGATCGGCTAATTATTGCGCCGGGCGTATCGCTGGATTACCACAACTTGCCGATGTTGCAATCTGCCACCGCGCAACAAAAAGTGCCGCATGCTTGGAAAGCGGGATCTCAAACGCAGTTATTGGCGCAGCAACTGCAGGCGATGCGGCCAGGCGGAACGGTCATCATGACCGTGCCGCAGGCACCATATCGATGCCCGCCCGGGCCTTATGAAAGAGCTTGTCAAATTGCGCTATATCTAAAACGCCACAACCCGAAGGGTAAGTTGCTGATATTAGATGCAAATCCAGACATTATTTCTAAAAAGTCTCTCTTTGTTGAGGCATGGCAAACACTTTATCCTAATCTAATCGATTATTTACCCACGCATGCGCTTGATTCGGTTGATGTAGATAACTTGGCCGTTGAAACCTTATTTGGAGATTATCGAGCGGATGTACTCAATGTCATTCCACCACAGCAAGCAGGTGCCGTGGCGGAGATGGCGGGTGTCGTAAATATAGATCAGCGCTGGTGTGATGTTAACTTTTTAACCTATGAATCAACTGCGATTGCGTCAATTCATGTGATTGGTGATGCCGTCGCCGCAAAAACACCCAAGTCAGGCCACGTTGCCAATCAACAGGCCAAAGTCTGTGCTGCCGCCGTGATCAGTTTGCTACGTGAAGAACAGCCTGAGCCCCAGCCGGTTTTTAGTAATACCTGTTATAGCTTTGTTGATGATAAGCAGGCCATGCATGTGGCCAATGTGTACCGCTATGATGCGAAAACCCGCGAAATGCGAACCATGAATGGTGGCGGTGTTTCAAAAACACACAGCGAAACTGAAGGCCGCTACGCGCAGGGCTGGGCTGAAAATATCTGGTCTGACATGCTGGGTGAGTTGCCCTGA
- a CDS encoding NAD-dependent epimerase/dehydratase family protein yields the protein MIRVIGNGMMANAASALYSTYPVTVFASGVSNSRARAKSAYQREIDLLQKSMSDMSLLVYFSSFLAADGQSHYAVHKRYIEDLIKQNAASYIILRLPQVVGITNNDTLINYLVRTIARKEHLVIQTQAYRSLIDVEDVMRVLQQLINKKHSNITLPVGPCQPISVLDIVKMIETRVASNPSLVLSQAGNTQKADLTYLRQILGDNDPIFAEEYQCAVLEKYVMTLFELACVQNQHVIFEQRAKRP from the coding sequence ATGATAAGGGTGATTGGCAATGGCATGATGGCGAATGCGGCATCAGCACTGTATTCGACGTATCCTGTGACAGTTTTCGCCTCTGGCGTTTCTAACTCTCGGGCGCGCGCAAAATCCGCTTATCAGAGAGAAATTGACTTGCTGCAAAAGTCGATGTCAGACATGTCATTACTGGTCTACTTCAGCAGTTTTTTAGCGGCCGATGGTCAAAGTCACTACGCAGTTCACAAGCGATATATCGAAGATCTGATAAAGCAAAACGCGGCAAGCTATATCATTTTGCGCTTACCTCAGGTGGTGGGTATTACCAACAACGATACGTTGATTAATTACCTTGTCAGAACCATCGCCAGAAAAGAACATCTCGTCATTCAGACACAGGCGTATCGAAGCTTAATTGATGTCGAGGATGTGATGCGCGTTCTCCAGCAGCTGATTAATAAAAAACACTCTAATATCACTTTGCCTGTCGGCCCATGCCAGCCCATAAGTGTTTTGGATATAGTCAAAATGATTGAAACACGGGTGGCCAGCAACCCCAGTCTTGTTCTGAGCCAAGCTGGCAATACGCAAAAAGCAGACCTGACGTATTTACGACAGATTTTAGGCGATAACGATCCGATCTTCGCAGAAGAGTATCAATGTGCTGTGCTAGAAAAGTATGTCATGACATTATTTGAATTGGCTTGTGTCCAAAATCAGCATGTTATTTTTGAACAGCGCGCCAAAAGACCATGA